The following nucleotide sequence is from Solanum dulcamara chromosome 7, daSolDulc1.2, whole genome shotgun sequence.
AAATGCCTGTTAATGTTACTGGTGTAAAAGTTAAGAGGAGTGGCAGGTTTCTCTACTTCAAAGGGTTTATTTGGCACTCGTCACTAGGGTAAAGTGCAACGGAATTCTTTTGAATTATAATCCCAAGTATTACATTTATATTCAACCTAAATTGGTGTTAATGATCTGTTTGATCGTTGTAAAGACCCAGTTGTTGAAGAAAGAAACAGGAATAACATGCTGATGAATGGGGTAGAATTATATTACTTCTAGTATGATTAATAAACAGTTTAATACAGAATGTGAAAGGTCCATATTATCTTGCTGCTGTTTTATCATGTAAAACAATTATTTACTTTTCGTTTCTGGTGGGGAAATTTGCTTTTGGTATGTTCGTATGAAATCATGGAGTATCCAATCAAAATGAGATGGACAAGTAAATTTCACTGAGAAGCTCAGGACATTGAGCAATGTATGACCGACATGGTCTAGTCATACAAAAGATATATCAAATTTTTCTAGTAGGAAGATATGGATCTTAAAACAGATTAAATTTGGTGTTCACATTCTCCTTTCAAATTTATGTTACTAGATAAGCAAATGCCTATGTGATTTATCTATGAAGTGGGGTTGGGCTAGTATCATAATTTGCTTTAAAGGTTCTAGTTGCATCTTTTTTGTAGTGAGTGGAAAAGATTAGCCAACATTTTAGCAACCTTCATATGTTTCAGTTATTTAACTTAGTAAGTATTACATATTATACAGTATAGTAAGCATGAATGATAATTACCTTTTGAAATGTTGATGATTTTGTTTCTCTTCTAATGTTTTATAACATATTTGAATTACAAATTTATTATGTTAGGCTGCATCTGGGGCTGTGCAGTGTCAGATGATGGACATGACCTATCCTGGAGCTGTTCCAATGCACAAGGTGATTGCTGCATATGATGTTCTGGTGGTCCTATCGTGACATGTTTGATTTGCTGTAGCATCTTTTATCGACCATATTTGGTTGCAGGTTAACTTTGATGCAAAGACTGAATATGACATGATCCAAAACTACAAAGTGCTGCAAGATGTTTTTAGCAAGCTAAAAATTGACAAGGTAACTTACGAAACACATTTCAAGTTTTTTGTGGATCTTTTTACTGAGAAAGTTTGGCTCCCTTCTTTCTTCCAAATGCAAACCTCTCAGGGCATGTCATATGAAGTGGGGCTTAAATCTTTCAACATACTTGTCTCATCTAGTTTTTACTTTTCTGTATTTAGCACTTTGGATCTGTGATGGAGCTTATCTTATAttacaaataataataacaataaaacagattattatttttttgtgttggTGGGTTATAGCAAGTACCTGGTGGAATAGTCGAGGCGCGAGCAAGTTGGTCCAAACACCACCGtcttaaaaaaacaaatagagaattttttagaaaatattcaGACATACTAGTTCAATGCTGATTTTGAGGAATGGTTCCTTTGAGATTTTCCCTCCTGTATTACCTGCACAACTACCTTTTTAACCAAGTATTCAGCCATCAATGATCAGCCTCGGTGAAACAAAATAACCTGCTGTGGAGAGGAACCAGATGAttctttttgataaaatttacaGTTGGTTTCCATTCTGCTTGCAGCATATTGAAGTTAACAGGCTTGTTAAGGGTCGTCCTTTGGATAATTTGGAGTTTCTGCAATGGCTGAAGCGTTATTGTGAGTCTGTAAATGGTGGTATTATGAATGAGTATGTGCTTCTTCTAACATACTTGAGTGTTTTGTTTCTTCTAAATCTCGGACGCCAGATACTCATTAGTTGTCTCTCCTTTGTTGTAATTGTGCAGGAACTATAATCCTCTGGATCGTAGAAGTAAGGTTGGGAGGGAACGAAATGTGAAGGGTTCTCAGAGATCTGCAAAGTCACTCCAAACTAACAACAGTCATTACCTAGGGGAAGGCATTACTAAGATTACAGGTGAGCGACACTGATATTTTCCTTATCTATTCTTGGTTAGTATTACTTTTCTTAAACTATGTTTTTGACTAGGAATAAAACAAGGAAGGTCTAGTCCAGTAATGGGTGGGGTTAATTCTTCAACGGAGATTCAGGCTTTGTCAAAGGAGGTAATAGTCTTATATTTGTGTGAAGTTGGATGTTTCAAAACCTATTGCTTAGCATTCAGCAGATTGATTGAGTGAATGAATAATTGTCTCTTCTAATTTTCAAGCATTATTAAGCTCAATTTAAGCTGGCTTAGTCAATCACAGTACTTGTTTCTGTATGGTCAAAGATACTCCTATTCTGACAGGATCTTGCAGAACTTTTTGGACTGCCAAACCACACCAAAATGTAGAACATTCGAGGCTTAAGATATGGTTTTAAAGGATCACATCTGCTGctgttgttttttttcttctttcttttcgaCATTAGGTTCGGTTTTTGACAGGAGCCTTCAAGTTTGGTTATAGATGGTATGACAGCATAAGGATATGTCAAGATTTGATTAATTCTCAGGTTTAGAGAATCCTTAACTTGTCCGAACAGATGAATTTGAGTAGTGGAATGAAAAAGCCCGAAATGGAGGGGAATGGATATTCCGGATTCTCATAACAGATCCCAATTAGACAGGGATTGTGGTAGTTGTTACGGAgtattattgtttttctttgctTTCTGTGATAAGTGTCCACTGTTTTGGTTGCCTGGTAGTACTTCAAATGCTTATTGACACTCGTATCTTAACCATCCAGGTTACAGATCTCAAGCTCTCTGTTGACCACTTGGAGAAAGAAAGAGATTTTTATTTTGCGAAGTTACGAGATATTGAGATTCTCTGTCAGACTCCAGACTTAGAAGATGTCCCGGTAAGTTCTTCTCTCCTCTATAGCGTGACTTTCTTGTGCATGTCTAACTGATAACAAACAAACATCTCTGAGAAGGATCAGCATATATGTGATTGTACCATGTGCCGCTTATTGGGCTAAAGGGACTTTATTGCCTCCCTTCTATTACATAACCACTGATATTTTCGAACCCCTAAACCCAGCCCCTCTCTAGCTTACAAATACTGCACCAGTTGCATGTGTCATGGATTTCCTTCATTaatgttttttaattttcaaatgtaTAACATGGTAAGGAGAGTATTTATATGCAGTAGTTCATTTTACTTTGCTTTGTTCTGAATTATACTGGCTATAGAAAGAGTTGCAGAGAAATTATTTGCCCCTCTTTCTGCTCTTTTTCCCCATTGTTTAAACATTTGCTTTGGCATCATGTATGA
It contains:
- the LOC129895764 gene encoding microtubule-associated protein RP/EB family member 1B, translating into MANIGIMDSAYFVGRNELLTWINARLQLNLTRVEEAASGAVQCQMMDMTYPGAVPMHKVNFDAKTEYDMIQNYKVLQDVFSKLKIDKHIEVNRLVKGRPLDNLEFLQWLKRYCESVNGGIMNENYNPLDRRSKVGRERNVKGSQRSAKSLQTNNSHYLGEGITKITGIKQGRSSPVMGGVNSSTEIQALSKEVTDLKLSVDHLEKERDFYFAKLRDIEILCQTPDLEDVPMAMAVKKILYAADARESALAEAQEVLSHSVDGSKS